ATCCATATATTGTGTACTGTGGCTTTATTCTACAGAGAACGTAGTGTAGAAATGATGAAAATGGGTAACTGGGAAGATAATAatcagggttgggctcaattccattgaaattccagtcaattcagaaagtaaaccaaattccattTCAAAGCATTGAAGATAATTGGAATGACAATGTGTGTACCTCCTGAATTGACTAGAATTCAAAAacggaactgaccccaaccctgataagAATCATGTTATAGTTTATACGCAattcatatactgtatatgacagTAGAACAGAAGGTTATGTCATCAGGTGTGAGCGGAAATTAAATGGCTAAAGTCCTATCAACAGAAAAGATAGTCGTACTATACATGCAGGGTGACATTGCTTggcgtgtgggtgcgtgtgtatGACCTCACCTGAGCCACGCTCTGCTCTGACAGTGGGTTCTCATCCGCCTGGAATAGATACCGTAAAAGAAAGAGGGGACATGACGTCATAGCAAATCAAGCGCACACACCATTAGGGGCTGTTGTGTGTAAAGAGTCAAACACATAGGGCAAGCAAGATAACATAATGCCCTAAAAAAAAGGAATTTGATGCCTTGCATTGCGAATGTAAATTCACTCCGACATTGGTAAATATGTCAGTGACCACCACAATCCAATTAAAATGGCTGCCTCACACAAGGCATGCATTGTGCAAGGGAGTACAACAAAGGGCCCTGCTGCTCTTAGCGTACCAACACCTGTGGCATTTCCTAGAACCCCATATGGACTCCTTGAAACACACCGGGCAACCGGAGGCTAACCACTGACAAACCACAGCAAGACACAGACTTAGTGGACAGGTGTTCCAACGTTGTGAGGTGGTTATCTGGAGGTTATCAGAACCTAAAGTGATATGCTCTCTCACCATGCAGTTACCTGCGCTGGATCTCCCTCACCCGCTATCCCTCACCCGCTATCCCTGGTGGTAGGGGCAGTCTGTTGCTATGCACACTGGCttctgtccgtctgtccatcAATGTTACCAATGATGTAATCAAAGAGGCCTAAGCCGTATGCTTTCTCTGAACCATCCAGCTGACAATGTGAGGGTGGGGtcaggggagagaggacacatgAGAGGAAGATGGACTTTGTGTTGAGGGGATGGTGGGGGGCTGAAGACTGGCATTTGGTGTTGTGACATCAAATAAGTTAATTAATTTTCCTCAAACATACAGGTTGTCAGATTCAACAACAATCCACGAGACACAATCCCCACGTCTGTTGGTCTGAAAATAAAAATCACCATTTCCTATAGTCATCTGTGTCTTCAAGTATTGTCCCCATATCAGAATTCATGTACTGTATTAATCCATACAGTAGACACAGTCAGTGACTGTAGCTGTCTTACCCTGTAATTGACCTTCTGGATGACCTGTTGGGGGTCGCTTTCCAAGATCACCCTGGTAACACAACGGTAAGGTCAGTCATTAAGAGAACACAAGATAGCGTACCAGTAACTCCCAACTCCATCCCTTGAATGATAcctcaaatcaaagtgtattggtcgcatacacagtatagcagatgttatagcgggtgcagtgttactagctcctaacaatgcagtaatatgtCAAACAAGGACACAAATAAAAATCTGATTTGTTTTGCCAAAACAAGAAATCAAGAACGAATCCAATTATCAACCCAATCTATACGTTACCCCCCGTCAATAATTTCGTCCACTACTAAGAAGACGCCGTCCATGTTGTCCAATAGGCACCTTCTCTCCACATTTTTCCTGTGAGTAAGAAAACTTAATTGACTGACTTGAATTGTGGTTAGTATGTCTGAGCCAATAGGGCTGAAACCTGTGATAGGATCTCATATTATTGCCTTGTGGGCCAGAAATGCAGGGTTCACAACACCTTAGGCCATTCTGTACATTTCAAAACACTGACTTAAATGAACTTCCTGTAGCACCAGTtgtcaaggtttgaaatgatacCGAACAGTTGgcatttgaaaaaaatatataggaGAAAACTGCATGaaaaggagtggagagaggaaacaAATAGATTcattcactccctctccctccctgcattGCTACTGCATTGGTTTCTATGGTAACGGCACCAGCCCCTGTCAAGCTGTTCCCCTTCACTGAGAGGCCAAGGGTGTGTCACTGTCGtcccattatatatatataatatatatataatatatatatataatatatatatataataatatataaataatatatatataatataatatatataatatatatatatataatatatatatatatatatataatatatatatatataatatatatataatatatatatataataaatatatatatatataataaatatatattatatatatatataataaatatatatatatatatatatataataaatatatattatatatatataataaatatatatatataatatatatatatataatatatatatatattatttatatatatattatatatattatatatatatattatatttattatatatatatatattatttatatataatatataatatatatataatatatataatatatatataatatatatatataatatatatattatatatatatataaataatatatattatatatataaataatatatatatatatataaataatatatatatatatatatatatataatatatatatatatatataatatataatatatatatataatatatatatatatatatatattatttatatatatatattatatatatatatatattatttatatatataatatatataatatatatatatatatataatatatatataatatatataatatatatatataatatatatatatatataaataatatatattatatatataaataatatatattatatatataaatatatatatatatatataaataatatatatatatatatatatatatatatatatatatataatatatatatatatatatatatatatatatatatatataaataaatatatatatatatatatataaaatatatatatatatatatatatatataatatatatatatatatatataatatatatatatataatatatatatatatatatataaataaataatatatatatatatataatatatatatatatatattatatatatatatatatatataatatatatatatataaatatatatataatataatatatataaaatatatatatataaataatatatataaataatatatatattatatatatatatatatatatatatatatatatatatatatatataatataatatatatataatatatatatataatatatatatataatatattaactgacttgcctagttaaataaaggttaaatatatatatatttttaaatatttacGAGATGTTCTCTAATAATTAACCAAACTATTTTGAATAATCGTTTCTTGCATTGCTGTTGACTTTGTTACATTTTTCTCCTACAATCGTTAGCCCCCTAAAGGTGACCGACTTCCTCACATTTTAAAAAGGGAGGTCACTTCAACATAGACAACACTTACCTTAGGATTTGACCGAGGGACTCAAACAGACAGTTCAGTACAGCCATGAGCATGAGCTATAGGAAGAGAGAGCAGGGCAGTGGGTGAGGGGAGGATGAAAGGAAAACAAGAGAATTGAGAAGTATAGATGGAAGCCAGGCGAAGTAAACAGAGAAAAGGTtgtgggaaagagacagagagaacgaaaAGTGAGGTGTGGTTTAATCACAATGCCTGTAGAATATAAATGCCAATTTGCCATAAAAGGACTGGTCCTTCGCTAGCAACGTACATAGCAACAAGAAGTGCTGAAGAAAATCTAATTATAAGTCATTTATTCTCATGGGCATTTGCAATATATAGGGTCTCCAATTATGACGTCATGCCGACAAATgaccagtggcgtgtattcatggatgcaaAAGGAAGCCAGCCCCCCCACAAAAAATTACATATACACATTGTGTATATGTACACATTGTGTATATGTAACAAAAATAATTACATACAATAATGTATcgttcatctctctgtgtttcatcatTTTCCTTACATTCAGCCTCTTTTGCAAATtgatctcacaggagaaagcacccgagcgagcgaaacagcgccccctctgtctctctacgtgtaggcCATCTGTCTGATACTGTCTGGTCCAAACAAGTACGAGTACGGCCCGTAGCATTGAACGCAACGGAAGCCAACGAGCATTTGGCATCCCTCGATTAAAAAGAAGTATACAAAATTTGCCAATCAGCGTTGGGCTAaaactgagcgagctcaactATGAATGatcctggcgcaccaaaaaaaagtgtcaaggtgaagccagtttggatttttTTTATCACTCCTATGTAATCGCATTAAAAGCAtatgtcattgacagaaacatCTCATTGTTTTGTTGTCTTCCGgtggttagctggctagctcaaaTTGGCACATTCCTAAATTAGCCGTGGATGGaaatagggatttggacttgtggttgtAATTGATTTTCTGTACTGGCCATggagattctgatccaaccattaatgtATATATGGTTGTGCCCTTAGCCTGAGAGGATGTTAGTTCAAAatacactacaggtcaaaagttttagaacacctactcattcaaatatttttatttattttttactattttctacattgtagaaaaatagtgaagacatcaaaactatgaaataacacatggaatcatgtagtaacccaaaatgttatatttgagattcttaaaatagcccccctttgccttgatgacagctttgcacactcttggcattctctcaaccagcttcatgaggtagtcacctggaatgcatttcaattaacaggtgtgccttcttaaaaacttaatttgtggaatttatttccttaaagcctttgagccaatcagttgtgttgtgacaaggtaggggggtatacagaatatggtattttaccaaataggactaagtccatattatggcaagaacagctcaaataagcaaagagaaacagtccataattactttaaaacatgaaggtcagtcaataaggacaatttcaagaactttgaaagtttcttcaagtgcagtcgcaaaaactatcaagcgctatgatgaaacaggctcttatgaggaccgccacaggaatggaagacccagagttacctctgctgcataggataagttcatcagagctaccagcctcagaaattgcatcccaaataaatgcttcacagaattcaagtaacagatacgtctcaaaatcaactgttcagaggagactgtgtaaatcTGGCCTTCGTGGtaaaatttctgcaaagaaaccactactaaaggacaccaataataagaagagacttgcttgggccaagaatcacaagcaatggacattagaacagtggaaatatgtcctttggtctggagtacaaattggagatttttggttccaaccgccctttctttgtgagacgcggtgtggctGAACAGATGACCTCAGCATGTgcatttcccaccgtaaagcatggaggatgaggtgtaatggtgtgggggtgctttgctggtgacactgtctgtaatttatttagaattcaaggtgcacataaccagcatggctaccacagaatgctgcagcaatAAGCCATCCCAACTGGTTTGGTcttagtaggactatcatttgtttttcaacgggacaatgaccccaaaacacctccaggctgtgtaaaggcgaTTTTACtaagaaggagagcgatggagtgctgcatcagatgacctggcctccacaatcccccgacctcaaccaaattgagatggtttgggatgaggtgGACCGCAGAGtgtaggaaaagcagccaacaactgcttATAATATGTggggactccttcaagactgtcggaaaagcattccaggtgaagctggttgagagaatggcaagagtgggcaaagctgtcatcaaggcaaagggttgctatttgaaaaatatcaaatatatttggattagtttaacacttttttggttactacacgatttcataggtgttgtttcatagttttgatgtcttgactattaaatagtcaaaataaagaaaaacccttgaatgagtaggtgttctaaaaacttttgaccggtagtgtatagcTAGATGTAGAAAGCTCATGTTAACTtgctaacgttgcccatgaaaggaagttaggctagctagcaatcattttagccaggtagtctgggacaacaaaaaatgaaaagcgtgtactgtatgacagagcgaTGGACCATTTCGTCAAcgtgagagaggaggatggtattGGCGTTTcactacaagtagggtgagtcaacatgattTCCTACTTGCACGAatgtgtatgcacacacacacacacagaaatcagaaccatggacaggcACATCACATTTAGCTTACGTTGACTGGAtgaaattgtttttggtatctttttaGTTGTCACTATACTAGACTAATCAGAGGAGATTTGATGAtgatgaaatgttgaagttgaaatggtgctggactAGTGAAAGCAGCGCTTTGTGGACTTCAcgggacagaggttgctctccggttgtgtgataaaacaaaaaggtgtggttgaatttattctgccactgtgtcttcttatatCATGGTCACAAGGCATATTAATTAACAGGTTAAAGACGAAACAATGCAATTTTCACAACACATAGGCTGTAATTCGGGGgggggcttggcttccccagtgatttcaCCCATGCACCGCTACTACAAATTACATGTTGCTTTCTGAGATCCGAATTCTAAATTCATATGTGAGCGCTTAACTCAGACTGTGTGAATTATGCATTGATGCCAATGGAAGATTTGTGCAAAAAGGATCTGGGCCATAATGTATAGTCTTTGAAGCACCAGTCTAGCCTTGTACTCCCTCTGCATCACATTACCTACCTCATTCTCCTGTGCACTGCCCACCACGTAGAAGAATAGGTCGATGCTGCACTTATACACGATCGTCATCCCCTCCACGAAGGCAATCtcatctgcttgggggggggggggggggaaggaagagagagagagatcaagccACCAAGTAAACATTAAAGCACATTCACACTTACCGAGAATACCCAAGTGAGAGGTTTTATGGTCGTCTTCCAATTTAAAATGTGAGTTTTGTCATATAAAATGCTCAActcctatgtgtgtgtggggaaggagggatatagagatagagattgGGCATCCTCCTTAGGGGCAGGTGGACCCGGAGTGTCGGATGACTGCTGTGAATTTCATTGGAACAAAAGAGTGCGAGAGCTGTCTGTCACTGAACTGGTTCCCTCCCCTTTTGTTCACTGTAACGTGAGCTTGGGAGGACTGAAGAACCCAGAGGAACCAATACCGTTTCTCGTGTTTAGATAAACTGACCCATGAGGGTTGAGCCGCAGGCTAATGCTATACAGCTAACACGGTCTCTTGTTTTTCTATGGTGGAGGACACACAAAAGGTGTGTGAACAACGGGTCCTAACTAAATCATTATTTACACAGTTGTCTACTAACGTGAAGCCAAAGAAGACTGGTACACATATGCATTGATTTACATTATGATCCTGTTGATACTGATTTCCCTGACGGTGCACATCTTCTCAACATCTTCTCAACTCTCTCGCCACATTGTtagaatgttttttattttattttttatcttactGGTTCATTAAAACTATAACATGGAATAGACTATCAGGACTCAAGCTCAACCATCTACTCCAATAGTCTCCTGGGTAATTTTTTTATAGGGCAAAACTTACTGTCAGCTTTGTGTGTCTTGTTGAAAACGTTCTTTTCAAAGTTCTTCTGCTCCTTCATGGAGGGGTAGAGCTCTGTGTCGTAGTACTAAAAACACATCGGAAGTCAGACATTAGCCGCATTAGTTATGATGAATACACCTCATTTGGGGTAGATAGTTGGGGAAGTTCTCACAATGTCTTGACGCCACAACAATAGCCAACGTGGGCCGCCATGGGACAACTGTTATTAGCATACCTTTGATAGAAGTCTATTGCCATCGTTGTCCAGAATGAAGACCGCTTTCACGGTGTACAGCGAGGGTTCCTGAAAGACAGTGTGACCACACGTTGACTAGAATAAAAAGGACAATTTGCATTTCCCATAGGGACCCGAGGCGTTACTGAACACATTCCTAAACGGTTATTGATAGAGCACTGATGATGAAGATGACATTCTGGTGATGATAATAAAATCTAGTCGTGTTCTTCAACAACATGATGGATACGACAATGTCAGAAAGAGACGTGAGCGTAGATGTCGATGGTTCCCCAGATCCTTCAGTTCTTTTCCATCCCACGGTGGCTTGGTTGAACCCGGGCCAAAGTTCTGTTATGCACTGACTACCACAGACTCAGAGCCTAAGTGTATCACAGAACTTGGGCCAGGAACATCACATTCGGGACATTAGACCTCGAATTGAGATGAACTGGAGGAAAGTGCAAACCAGTCATCCAGATGTCTGTGTCAAATTAGAAACAGTCCACAGTGGAACTCATTCGTTGAAAAGTTCAATGAGGTGCAGGTGTCAGGTCAACAGTCCCAAGGTCATTTGTGCAACATTATCTTGTGAATTAAGCACAGTGAATATCAATATCAAGAGTGCATAACTTATGAAGTCCACATCCAGACactgtactgtgcagccataATGACTGCCTACTAACAGAAAACACTGGGCAATACATCAGATAAAATTACATcagtaaaaaaaaagaattgtACATATAgagatatatctatatatatatatatatagagagagagagagatattttgaGGCCGAGGGTCAAGTACAGCAGGTTGGATAATCAACGAAAAGTAATTGCGGCCTTGTCCAGCGCTGCTTGTTTTATTATAAATTTAAATTACAGTAGAAAATACTAACACAAAAACAATTTATGCAACGATCATCTGTCTAGAGTTTAGTTCAAAAGTGGAAAATTATTCTATGCATATTTAGTTGAACAACCCACCTGTGGAATCAAGTTTTTGGTAAACGTAAAATGCTGCGAAACGCAGCTCCTCCGGTTGAAACCAAATATCGTAGACGTGGCACACAATATATCCAGTGTTCACCCTTCAATGCTTGGGCAGGCTGATGTCAGTTATAATAAAAGTATAACGGATAGCCGACAACTCATGTCATTCATTTAAGTGTAAATCATAAATTAGGTTATAATCTCAGATATGCGACATGGGGTAGCTTTTTAGACAGTATGCCCCTCTCTCTTTGCTAATTTGTCAACTGTTCGAGTTTGTACAACAGCAATTGCCCATTGACGAGGAAAAGTGCAACACATGTTGCTGCTGGTTGTGGAatctcactacactacactcaaATAGCGCATAGACTACATTCAGATTACAACGATAGTTGTGCAGAATACAGTACCTCCTAATGTCTGCTATCGTACCTGAAAATATTAGATCCAGCCAGTAAGAGACCTAAAAAAAATCACTTCTTAGGCTGGGCATGATGcaaaaatactgaatacaacattTTACGCAGCAAAGGGCTATAATGAATGCTATTCAAGCAACTGGCCTAATCATGCATTTGCAAGGTAATACTCGTttagaaaatatataaaaagcTCCATATCCCTACCGATTGCTTACCAAAGACGCGATCTCCATAGTGGTTCTCTGGTGTTGACGTGGACAGGTTTGAGCTGTCATTCTAGTAGACCTCACAAAATCCTCTGACTCATGGGTGGGCGGATCCTCCGCTGGCCTAGAGGAGGCTCCGCGAAACCAAGCCCCTCATTCGGCCATGTTGGCTCCCTCAAATCCGTGAATGATGTTAGGTCCTTGTTCTCTAGGAACCACAATGGCGTCAGTTTTTTACAGTGGTGTTTTTACGCGTTACTCCAAAATGAACACCGATAAGGTTTTGATGGCCAAGTAGTGAATTATGGGACATTATGCACATACATCCTATCAGTAGTATCTTTAATCTCATGTGTATAGAATATGTCAAAAATCAACTACTCTTGTTACAAGTGATAGcctactttatttaaaaaatatatgtgatTCAAACCATGTTGCGAGGCTCGTCTAGATTAGCCAGAGTGGATGTCTTTCTGTTCTAGTTCATTCTAGCACGGCAGATGGCAGCAATGCACATAGGGATGGACTGACAGCCAAACAGTAGGATATTCTACTTTGGAGCCTGCGTacggtgtggctgtgtgtgtgttcaattgaTTTGGCAGGGTTGATATAGATGGGCGGTATAGCCTATAGGGGGGTATGGTTTTTTGACGCCGCGTAGTTATAGAAAAGAGAAATGGTAGGCTTCACGTCATGTAGGGAGGGGACAGCGAGCTGCTCGGTGAACTGAGCAGGGTTTAAAATTCTCCACTCTCTGATTTAGAGTCAGAATACAAAATCTTCCAAAAGGATTGGGCTTGCTGCGTTTCCACTGATGTGCCCATTCGTTTTGACAACTCCTGTCTCCATAGTCCGGTAAGAGAGTCAAACCAGGAAACTAACATTACCTACACCTGTTTGTGTTATTTGACAGTTATGTAGGCCTAATATGGGTGTTGTTACTGTACGCAAATGTGTAAACAGGCTGTACACATTGTATACCTTAAATTGAGATGAAGTGGAGTTTACGGGACAGTTAAAAACAGTTCTACATTCAGTTGCTCGACCCATTTCTATTTGCCAATAAAAgtggaacatttctgaatgggGGTGGACAATTAATATCAACGGTTTTTAGATCCTTGACGTCCATACATAATTCCAGATATTTTCAAATGAACTTCTAATGATTTCGCGGGTTCCTTCAGTGCCCTTTGATGAAAAAGCCAACAGGTTAAATTCTCAACGTTCTCCCTGTCAGACAGGTTCAAATTCAGTAATTTAATCCATTTCTGGTTGAACGGGCTCCTCACATGACATGATGTTTCATGCAGGAACAACTGCAATAGACATGCCTATTGAAAACATTACGTAATACAATACAAACAGTAGCCTACAGTTACCGAAGTAATTGCGTTGTCAAGTTATTCATTGACCCATTGATTGGCAGAATATGCTTGTTATTTCCCGGGTAACAGTGTGATTACATAATGTGGTGTAACCTTCACCACTGTCTGTCTAGTACCCGCCCTGACGCTAACTACTGTACCAAACAACTTCTAGAACGAACAGAAGGAAGTAAGTGGAAGTGAAGTCACTGGTATTTGTTGGTAATAAGAACACTCCCCTGTTTGTTATCTTTaggaatattttttttacattcgcTTTGGGTCATACTCTTTAAGTATACAATAATCGTATATAGGGCACACTTAAGCCTTTTGGGGCCCCGAAGCAAGATTTGGTTGGGTGCCTCCCCCACCTCTTGACGGTGGAGAGacatttatttgtttttaaattaatCTCCCGCaactctacacattttgccatgggcatAGAAAAAATCTGTTTTatagcaaatttcctgcaattctacacattttgccatgtggtggAGAGAAATGTCTGCAGTTTTAAAGAAcattcatgcaattctacacattttgtaacgACAGGCATATTAATAtaatatctgagtgagaatgactaacaaaatcattGGGGGCCCCATGGAGGTCAGGGCCCACGTGCTCAGTcagtattcggccatgattactacaagtttagatagtctAGGAAGCTAACAACTAATCTAAAAAATATGTTATTTTTGGGTTACGGGACCCCTAGCGGTCGTAGGCCCTAAGCGACCCTGATCTTATAGCATGGTGTTGAATTCAGCAGCCTTTTCCTCTGCTGTTTCATCAATTACGTTGGATTCACTACTTTTTATTTTATGAATGGTCTTTTCAATGTGATATTCTTTTGAAATAACTAACCAATTAATTGTATTATCTAACTTTATTCTTTCATGTTGTGTTTGTCCGTATAGGATTTAATGATATTTGGAAGAGTGAAGAGGACACTTTTTTTTATCTCACCATAGTGTCCATTTTGGTGTATCCAAAATAGCTTTATTTTGCCTCTTTATTACATTGACTTGAAGCTATAGATAACCCATCAACAGACAATAAGTCTTCTGAGGCTTGCACTTGGCATTTTGCCACCCACCACGTCTCCATTCCCTTTCCCTCGTGTCTTGCACTCGCCCTGTAAAACTCTGAAGACAAGACATAATGTGCCTGAAGAAATATTTCACAGAGGGCTTGATCCAAGTCGCCATCCTGCTCAGCCTGGTTGGCGTCAGATTAGATGTGGGCCCTTACTTGCCCGCCTCGCACGAGATGATCCTGGGCCCCACCTCTACCCTCACCCAGACCCAGTTCCACAACCAGCTGGACGGCCAGGACCTCCACCCCAAGAGTGTAGACCTGGACGGCTTCTTCACAGCCCGGAGGCTTCTGGGCTGGGTCCGCTCCCTGGACCGCCTCCGAGTGCCCAGCTCGGAGCTAGAAACCTGGCTGGTGCGGCGCGAACCTGATGCCCTGGTGGTGGGGGCTCCTGGCCAGCCAGCCACCCTGGAGGGAGGTGCAGGTGGGTTGGAGGTTCATGCGGGTGACCAGGTGGGGTCGGTCATGAGGTCAAGCGTGGTGGCGGGGTCGGATTACGGGCCAATCGGAGAGGACAATCTGAACACCATGGTGGCCCTTCTAAGAAGAAGCCTTGAGGAGGAGGATAAGGATGAGGATCTCTATGAAGAGGTAAACTATGGTGAACTCTTCTACACTCTATGTCAGTAATACCAGTGGCAGCATAGAGTGGTGTTCAAGATAATTGGCTGTGTCAGAGCTTATTCCATGTTCAAAtacaatgcagtgccttaaacaAATGAATGCACAATAATGAACTACATTACTGCAAATCAGTCCAAGACTCTGCCACTGGAGAAGTGGGTTCAAATAGGCAACAATCAAACTGTTGATTTACAGTAGGCAAGTGATACACCGGTCATATATCATTAGGGATCAAGGGCAGGATTTACCGGAGGCTGAGATCACTATAAAAGGAGGCTTAACTGGGAGAGAAGAACACCCTTGTATGAAAACAGCCTTTCAGTAAACACAGTGGGGATTCCCACCCTCCTCGGATTCAAGCAAGCGAAAGCTTCCTGGTTGTATTTGCTGTATCATGCTGTTCATTTCAAACCTGCATAACTAAGAGATTGCGATGCACACAAGGCAAGATATTTACTATTTATAACTCCCTTAATTTACAGTATCTAAGATTGCAAGTCAAGAATGAAGTGTAGGTTACTTTTCAGAATAAGTGACTGATAACTAATCCTCAAGGCTTGCAGACTGTGCGATTTTAGCCGTCTTACGCCACAATTTTGCCGTCTCAGACAAGATGTCCACGTCTGAAattagatcccctacatactggtcttgacgagaaggggggggggggggggggggggtgttggggGAGGTTCCCTTCTGCACTATTATAATCGAATCTTATAATAATCGATTATAACTATGTAATAATTGTAAAAGACTGAATCCGACGTACAGGGTGG
This genomic stretch from Oncorhynchus clarkii lewisi isolate Uvic-CL-2024 chromosome 13, UVic_Ocla_1.0, whole genome shotgun sequence harbors:
- the LOC139364589 gene encoding coatomer subunit zeta-1-like isoform X2, with the protein product MTAQTCPRQHQRTTMEIASLEPSLYTVKAVFILDNDGNRLLSKYYDTELYPSMKEQKNFEKNVFNKTHKADNEIAFVEGMTIVYKCSIDLFFYVVGSAQENELMLMAVLNCLFESLGQILRKNVERRCLLDNMDGVFLVVDEIIDGGVILESDPQQVIQKVNYRADENPLSEQSVAQHITDKLAMTSNIMQSAKEQIKWSILK
- the LOC139364589 gene encoding coatomer subunit zeta-1-like isoform X4 codes for the protein MTAQTCPRQHQRTTMEIASLEPSLYTVKAVFILDNDGNRLLSKYYDTELYPSMKEQKNFEKNVFNKTHKADNEIAFVEGMTIVYKCSIDLFFYVVGSAQENELMLMAVLNCLFESLGQILRKNVERRCLLDNMDGVFLVVDEIIDGGVILESDPQQVIQKVNYRADENPLSEQSVAQIMQSAKEQIKWSILK
- the LOC139364589 gene encoding coatomer subunit zeta-1-like isoform X3; protein product: MTAQTCPRQHQRTTMEIASLEPSLYTVKAVFILDNDGNRLLSKYYDTELYPSMKEQKNFEKNVFNKTHKADTDEIAFVEGMTIVYKCSIDLFFYVVGSAQENELMLMAVLNCLFESLGQILRKNVERRCLLDNMDGVFLVVDEIIDGGVILESDPQQVIQKVNYRADENPLSEQSVAQIMQSAKEQIKWSILK
- the LOC139364589 gene encoding coatomer subunit zeta-1-like isoform X5; translation: MTAQTCPRQHQRTTMEIASLEPSLYTVKAVFILDNDGNRLLSKYYDTELYPSMKEQKNFEKNVFNKTHKADTDEIAFVEGMTIVYKCSIDLFFYVVGSAQENELMLMAVLNCLFESLGQILRKNVERRCLLDNMDGVFLVVDEIIDGGVILESDPQQVIQKVNYRTNRRGDCVSWIVVESDNLYV
- the LOC139364589 gene encoding coatomer subunit zeta-1-like isoform X1; its protein translation is MTAQTCPRQHQRTTMEIASLEPSLYTVKAVFILDNDGNRLLSKYYDTELYPSMKEQKNFEKNVFNKTHKADTDEIAFVEGMTIVYKCSIDLFFYVVGSAQENELMLMAVLNCLFESLGQILRKNVERRCLLDNMDGVFLVVDEIIDGGVILESDPQQVIQKVNYRADENPLSEQSVAQHITDKLAMTSNIMQSAKEQIKWSILK